A part of Leptospira wolffii serovar Khorat str. Khorat-H2 genomic DNA contains:
- a CDS encoding lytic transglycosylase domain-containing protein, with translation MVTVSAMHYKRRLEEMVQPKIRKRYLFVAALPMLYQSFVAPLTGSLSGKETILVPEERELVRIRSFIQTERPSISESELETLSKTIWKEASRIDDSACGILCQEGEKVGLLLGLIRTESEFYKKARSKKNARGYMQIMPGTGSWIGSWEGRSVKEKDLFDTEINLHLGVSYLNYLLEDQEGDLRKALLAYNAGPGAVKKWGGVPSYAENVFAGQEEYLGTRN, from the coding sequence ATGGTCACAGTTAGTGCGATGCACTATAAAAGGAGGTTGGAAGAGATGGTCCAACCCAAGATCAGAAAGAGATATTTATTCGTAGCAGCGCTTCCTATGCTATACCAATCGTTTGTAGCCCCTTTGACAGGCTCCCTGTCCGGCAAAGAGACGATCCTCGTTCCCGAAGAAAGGGAATTGGTCAGAATTCGAAGCTTTATCCAAACGGAAAGACCTTCTATATCCGAATCCGAACTGGAAACTTTAAGCAAAACCATATGGAAAGAGGCCTCCCGGATAGACGATTCCGCTTGCGGAATACTTTGCCAGGAAGGAGAGAAAGTCGGACTTCTCTTAGGATTGATTCGAACCGAATCCGAATTTTACAAAAAGGCTCGGTCCAAGAAAAACGCCCGCGGCTATATGCAAATCATGCCGGGCACGGGAAGCTGGATCGGATCCTGGGAAGGGAGATCCGTGAAGGAAAAGGATTTATTCGACACGGAAATCAATCTACACCTCGGAGTCTCCTACCTAAACTATCTCTTGGAAGACCAAGAAGGAGACCTGAGAAAGGCGCTCTTAGCATATAATGCAGGACCGGGAGCGGTGAAGAAATGGGGTGGAGTTCCTTCCTATG
- a CDS encoding matrixin family metalloprotease yields MRVHFSFLSIWFITFTYCMQNSAPSGDLTWEEKQLLWLMHGNEMQSGLELTQSAAKRWGLGIDVYPATVRTERMRNVIVFTESYKCSVEGISSKNISVCQLFSSTPFYLAACSVDSSTKIDSTVIFIFKDRVRATAQAMKNEGSAIDAKEYIRATVAHEIGHCLGLRHSEDPNDLMFPMLTGGVFEPSKLEMHAAQALYDTSMEPDESKLYTKQSDYTYLKQYTVPSFAVFGNIDSEV; encoded by the coding sequence ATGAGGGTACATTTTTCTTTTTTATCGATTTGGTTTATCACTTTCACATATTGTATGCAGAACTCCGCTCCTTCCGGGGATTTGACTTGGGAGGAAAAGCAATTGCTGTGGCTCATGCATGGAAACGAAATGCAATCGGGCTTGGAGTTGACTCAGTCCGCCGCCAAGCGTTGGGGACTCGGAATCGACGTCTACCCCGCGACCGTAAGAACGGAAAGAATGAGAAACGTAATCGTTTTCACAGAGTCGTATAAATGTTCCGTGGAAGGAATTTCCTCCAAAAACATTTCGGTTTGTCAGCTATTCTCTTCGACTCCTTTTTATCTCGCGGCTTGCTCCGTAGATTCTTCCACTAAGATCGATAGTACGGTCATATTTATTTTCAAGGATCGGGTTCGTGCTACGGCTCAAGCCATGAAAAACGAAGGAAGTGCGATCGATGCCAAGGAATACATAAGAGCTACCGTGGCTCATGAGATAGGGCATTGTTTGGGACTAAGGCATTCCGAAGATCCGAACGATCTGATGTTTCCGATGCTCACCGGAGGAGTCTTCGAACCTAGTAAATTGGAAATGCATGCGGCTCAGGCTCTCTATGATACGAGTATGGAACCGGACGAATCTAAATTGTATACCAAGCAATCCGATTATACTTATTTAAAGCAGTATACCGTACCTTCTTTCGCCGTCTTCGGCAATATAGATTCTGAAGTTTAA